The Paraburkholderia caffeinilytica genome segment GAGAACACCGTATCCGCCGTGGACTCGGTCAGCACGTCCGGCGTGTGAGCGAGCACGATACCGCGGCGCGTGAGATCGGCGACGTCGAACTGGTCGAAGCCCACCGAGATGGTCGACAACGCCTTCAGCCGGTTCGCGCCTTCCAGCATCGCCGGTGTGATTTTCACGCTCGAACCGATGCCGCCGTCCGCGTCCTTCAATGCGGCGGCGAACGTGTCATGCTGCGCGGGATCGACCTGCACGACGTCCGCATGCCGTTGCAGATACGCGAGCACATCCTCGGGCAGCGATTTCCAGGCGACGATCTTCTTCATCAATTCATTTTCCTTGCATCGGTGTAGCGAGCGTGCCGGTCTTGGTCAGCGGCTCGGCCTGAGGCTGCGGTTTGACAATCAACGTCAGAATCACCGCGGCGATCAGCGCCACGCTCATGAACGCGTAGGATGCCGCGGGCGAGCCGGTCGCGCCATTCAGATAGCCGACCACGTACGAGCCGACGAACGAGCCGAGCGCGCCCATGCTGTTGATCAGCGCCATCGCGCCGCCTGCGACGTTCTTCGGCAGCAGTTCCGGCACGATCGCGAAGAACGGCCCATACGGCGCGTACATCGCCGCGCCGGCAATCACCAGCAGCGCGTACGACACCCAGAAGTGCGTGGAGCCGAGCGCGTACGACGCGGCGAACGCGATCGCGCCGACCAGCAGGAACGGCCACACGAACACTTTGCGGCGGTTGAGTTTATCCGATGCCCAAGAAGCCGCAAGCATGGCGATCGTTGCGGCCAGATACGGCAGCGCCGAGAGCCAGCCGGTTTCGACCATGCCGAGCGTCGAGCCGTTCTTCAGAATGGACGGCAGCCACAGCACGAAACCGTACACACCGATGCTCCAGCAGAAATACTGCGCGCACAGCTTGACGACCGCGGGCGTGCGGAACGCCTCGCTGTAGTTGCGCACCGGCTTGATCGCGGCCTGTTCGGCGCGCAGCGTTTCGGCGAGATCGTCCTTCTGCTGCTGCGTGAGCCA includes the following:
- a CDS encoding MFS transporter is translated as MTSSLAIRRWWTIMPIVFITYSLAYLDRANFGFASAAGINQDLGISKGLSSLIGALFFLGYFFFQIPGAIYAERRSVKKLVFWSLILWGGCAALTGMVSNIPSLMVIRFVLGVVEAAVMPAMLIFISNWFTKRERSRANTFLILGNPVTVLWMSVVSGYLVHSFGWRHMFIAEGAPAILWAVCWWFIVQDKPQQVSWLTQQQKDDLAETLRAEQAAIKPVRNYSEAFRTPAVVKLCAQYFCWSIGVYGFVLWLPSILKNGSTLGMVETGWLSALPYLAATIAMLAASWASDKLNRRKVFVWPFLLVGAIAFAASYALGSTHFWVSYALLVIAGAAMYAPYGPFFAIVPELLPKNVAGGAMALINSMGALGSFVGSYVVGYLNGATGSPAASYAFMSVALIAAVILTLIVKPQPQAEPLTKTGTLATPMQGK